From the genome of Streptomyces sp. NBC_01317, one region includes:
- a CDS encoding LCP family protein — translation MDADVTDSAGTPAEPDNPAEDEPQGGAPGLDKSATASPPPDAGTPTEPVTTEPVTTEPVTTEAGAKAEAEAKAEAEADNGTNDATDGGTGSGTAPEAGASGPDSKKTQLSGATALPFAPVTPAVTPADTPGATPADNDAATEPGHPRPRRHWLRWTAIGTSVVLLGVSAAGWWFYRKLDSNITTDTTAATELRTYEKERPVPVATDATNILMIGSDSRAGANDKYGRDDGGSQRSDTVILLHLAANRESATAVSVPRDLMADIPSCRKADGSRSRAQFAQFNSAFELGGAACTIRTVEKLTGIRIDHHMVIDFSGFKGMVNAVDGVEVCLAEPVDDVDAHLKLPKGRQKLNGEQALGFVRSRHGIGDGSDTQRMDRQQRFLGALFKKVQSNGVLLNPTRLYPVLDAATKSVTTDPGLNSLKDLYDLARSMRDVPTEKVQFLTAPRQPYSGNRNRDELVQPQADKLFKALREDAPISVTASDDADTAAAADSDATSTAKPSGRPEESPTFSGTNAAVGMCG, via the coding sequence ATGGACGCAGACGTGACCGACAGTGCCGGCACCCCGGCCGAACCGGACAACCCGGCCGAGGACGAGCCGCAGGGCGGGGCGCCTGGGCTCGACAAGAGTGCGACGGCGTCCCCGCCACCCGATGCCGGGACACCCACGGAACCCGTCACGACGGAACCCGTCACGACGGAACCCGTCACCACGGAAGCGGGCGCGAAAGCGGAGGCGGAGGCGAAGGCCGAAGCGGAAGCCGACAACGGCACCAACGACGCCACTGACGGCGGTACGGGCAGTGGTACGGCCCCCGAGGCCGGCGCGTCCGGCCCCGACAGCAAGAAGACCCAGCTCTCCGGGGCGACCGCCCTGCCCTTCGCGCCCGTCACGCCCGCTGTCACTCCCGCCGACACCCCCGGCGCCACTCCCGCCGACAACGATGCCGCGACCGAGCCCGGCCACCCCCGCCCCCGGCGGCACTGGCTGCGGTGGACCGCCATCGGCACCTCGGTCGTCCTGCTCGGCGTCTCAGCGGCCGGCTGGTGGTTCTATCGGAAGCTCGACAGCAACATCACCACGGACACCACCGCCGCCACCGAGTTGCGTACGTACGAGAAGGAACGTCCCGTCCCCGTCGCGACCGACGCGACGAACATCCTGATGATCGGCTCCGACAGCCGGGCCGGTGCCAACGACAAGTACGGCAGGGACGACGGCGGTTCGCAGCGGTCCGACACGGTGATCCTGCTGCACCTGGCCGCGAACCGGGAGAGCGCGACCGCCGTCTCCGTACCGCGTGACCTGATGGCGGACATCCCCAGCTGCCGCAAGGCGGACGGCTCCCGCAGCCGGGCGCAGTTCGCGCAGTTCAACTCGGCGTTCGAGCTGGGCGGCGCCGCCTGCACCATCCGTACCGTCGAGAAGCTCACCGGCATCAGGATCGACCACCACATGGTGATCGACTTCAGTGGCTTCAAGGGCATGGTGAACGCGGTGGACGGTGTCGAGGTCTGCCTCGCGGAGCCCGTCGACGACGTGGACGCCCATCTCAAGCTTCCCAAGGGCCGCCAGAAGCTCAACGGCGAGCAGGCCCTCGGGTTCGTGCGCAGCCGCCACGGCATCGGCGACGGCAGCGACACCCAGCGCATGGACCGGCAGCAGCGGTTCCTGGGCGCGCTGTTCAAGAAGGTGCAGAGCAACGGCGTCCTGCTCAACCCGACGCGGCTCTACCCGGTGCTGGACGCGGCGACGAAGTCCGTCACCACGGACCCCGGGCTGAACAGCCTCAAGGACCTTTACGACCTGGCGCGTTCGATGCGGGACGTACCGACGGAAAAGGTGCAGTTCCTCACCGCTCCCCGGCAACCGTACTCAGGCAACCGCAACCGGGACGAACTGGTGCAGCCTCAGGCCGACAAGCTCTTCAAGGCGCTGCGCGAGGACGCCCCGATCTCCGTCACGGCGAGCGACGACGCGGACACCGCGGCGGCCGCGGACAGCGACGCGACGTCAACGGCGAAGCCCTCCGGACGCCCCGAGGAGAGCCCCACGTTCTCGGGTACAAATGCCGCGGTGGGGATGTGCGGGTAA
- a CDS encoding TIGR03089 family protein: MNATDRTPADLLRSALATDPARPLVTFYDDATGERVELSVATFANWVSKTANLLQGDLGAEPGDRLALLLPQHWQSAVWLLACASVGVTVEIGGDPASADLVVSGPDTLDAARACGGERVALALRPLGGRFPAAPAGFADYAVEVPGQGDRFAPYVPVDPDAPALVIGGSGSAARTELTWAGLVERARADAGVRGLGPGSRVLSGLAYDTWEGLSAGLFAPLAAGGSVVLCRNLGELSAESLDKRVESERVTDRAV, translated from the coding sequence GTGAACGCCACCGACCGCACCCCTGCCGACCTGCTGCGATCCGCGCTCGCCACGGATCCCGCCCGCCCCTTGGTCACTTTCTACGACGATGCCACCGGAGAGCGCGTCGAATTGTCCGTCGCGACCTTCGCCAATTGGGTGTCCAAGACGGCCAATCTGCTCCAGGGCGACCTCGGCGCGGAGCCGGGCGACCGGCTCGCGCTGCTGCTGCCCCAGCACTGGCAGAGCGCGGTGTGGCTGCTCGCCTGCGCCTCGGTCGGGGTGACGGTGGAGATCGGCGGCGACCCGGCCTCGGCGGATCTGGTGGTCAGCGGCCCCGACACGCTGGACGCGGCACGCGCGTGCGGCGGCGAGCGGGTGGCGCTCGCGCTGCGCCCGCTGGGCGGCCGGTTCCCGGCGGCCCCGGCGGGCTTCGCCGACTACGCGGTGGAGGTGCCGGGGCAGGGCGACCGGTTCGCGCCGTACGTTCCGGTCGATCCGGACGCGCCCGCGCTGGTGATCGGTGGGAGTGGGTCCGCTGCCCGTACGGAGCTGACGTGGGCCGGTCTGGTCGAGCGCGCCCGCGCGGACGCCGGGGTACGGGGCCTGGGGCCCGGGTCGCGGGTGCTGTCGGGGCTCGCGTACGACACCTGGGAAGGCCTCTCGGCCGGGCTGTTCGCGCCGCTCGCCGCAGGCGGGTCCGTCGTGCTCTGCCGGAATCTCGGGGAGCTGTCGGCGGAGAGCCTCGACAAGCGGGTCGAGAGCGAGCGGGTGACCGATCGCGCGGTGTGA
- a CDS encoding N-acetylmuramoyl-L-alanine amidase, giving the protein MRAYLASSIGVACTAALVLPLSLPSGAVASPQAPVPHPAVSRAAPRTVESTGATPAVAGSTQSLPLTTLATDRASGAASAQGLARRDVRPFSLLGVVWDNADDEFNGTVQVRTRATGTHVWSGWQDLETHNQEHGADLGTEERSAATVHGSTAPLWVGNSDGVELRVRAVEEAGPKGPARPLLPQGLRLELVDPGAEPPAALPASGPQAARPDGPSDTPDTPAVPGTVPGTAGTPSEEERMPVAMTAGDAASSAVNADLAELGATEITAQSKAETVADLADQVGFAQPYIGARPRIITRKGWGADESLRERRFGYTKSVRAAFVHHSATGNNYTCAQAPSVLRGIYRYHVLSSGWRDIGYNFAIDKCGNIYEGRAGGVAKPVMGAHTLGFNTNSVGIAVLGTYSSTKPPAAATTAIAKLTAWKLGLYGVNPRGKSTLTSGGSNKYKKGTKVALNSISGHRDGFVTECPGSRLYEKLGTTRTTSAKYQGR; this is encoded by the coding sequence ATGCGTGCCTACCTTGCTTCTTCGATCGGCGTCGCGTGTACCGCCGCGCTGGTCCTGCCCCTGTCCCTCCCGTCCGGCGCGGTCGCCTCCCCCCAGGCCCCCGTGCCCCACCCGGCCGTCTCCCGGGCCGCCCCCCGTACCGTCGAGTCCACCGGCGCCACCCCGGCCGTGGCGGGCTCCACCCAGTCGCTCCCGCTGACCACGCTCGCGACGGACCGCGCGTCCGGCGCCGCCTCGGCCCAGGGCCTCGCCCGGCGGGACGTACGGCCCTTCTCCCTCCTCGGCGTCGTCTGGGACAACGCCGACGACGAATTCAACGGCACCGTCCAGGTCCGCACCCGCGCGACCGGGACGCACGTGTGGTCCGGCTGGCAGGACCTGGAGACGCACAACCAGGAGCACGGCGCCGACCTCGGTACGGAGGAGCGCTCGGCGGCCACCGTCCACGGCTCCACGGCCCCGCTGTGGGTCGGCAACTCGGACGGCGTCGAGCTGCGCGTACGCGCCGTGGAGGAGGCGGGCCCCAAGGGTCCGGCCCGTCCGCTGCTCCCGCAGGGGCTCCGGCTGGAGCTGGTCGACCCGGGCGCGGAGCCGCCGGCGGCGCTGCCGGCGAGCGGCCCGCAGGCCGCCCGCCCCGACGGCCCGTCGGACACCCCTGACACCCCGGCGGTGCCCGGCACCGTACCCGGCACGGCGGGCACGCCCTCCGAGGAGGAGCGCATGCCGGTCGCCATGACGGCCGGGGACGCAGCCAGTTCGGCGGTCAACGCGGACCTGGCGGAGCTGGGCGCGACCGAGATCACCGCCCAGTCCAAGGCGGAGACGGTGGCCGACCTCGCCGACCAGGTCGGCTTCGCGCAGCCGTACATCGGCGCCCGTCCGCGCATCATCACGCGCAAGGGATGGGGCGCGGACGAGAGCCTGCGCGAGCGGAGGTTCGGCTACACCAAGTCGGTCAGGGCCGCTTTCGTGCACCACAGCGCGACAGGGAACAACTACACCTGCGCGCAGGCGCCCTCCGTCCTGCGCGGTATCTACCGGTACCACGTCCTGAGCAGCGGATGGCGCGACATCGGCTACAACTTCGCCATCGACAAGTGCGGAAACATCTACGAGGGACGTGCCGGTGGCGTGGCGAAGCCGGTCATGGGCGCGCACACGCTCGGTTTCAACACGAACAGCGTGGGCATCGCCGTTCTCGGAACGTACAGCAGCACCAAGCCGCCGGCGGCCGCCACGACCGCCATCGCCAAACTGACCGCGTGGAAGCTGGGGCTCTACGGGGTCAACCCGCGCGGCAAGTCCACGCTGACGTCCGGGGGGAGCAACAAATACAAAAAGGGCACGAAGGTCGCGCTGAACTCCATCTCCGGTCACCGGGACGGCTTTGTCACCGAGTGCCCGGGGAGCCGGCTCTACGAGAAGCTCGGCACCACGCGGACGACATCGGCCAAGTACCAGGGCCGCTGA
- a CDS encoding NDP-sugar synthase yields MYEVAYAVPAPAGSRDDTVTEAILLVGGKGTRLRPLTVHTPKPMVPAAGVPFLTHQLARARAAGVEHIVLATSYLAEVFEPYFGDGSSLGLHLEYVTEREPLGTGGAIRNVAGRLRSGPDEPVLIFNGDILTGLDIKALVRTHEVSGADVSLHLTRVEDPRAFGLVPTDAGGRVTAFLEKPQTPEEIVTDQINAGAYVFRRSVIDSIPAGRPVSVERETFPDLLASGAHLQGMVDSTYWLDLGTPQAFVRGSADLVLGRAPSPAVPGRRGDRLILPTASVAPDAKLTGGTVVGEAAVIGEGARVSGSVVLAGAVIEAGAVITDSLVGAGARVGARTILSGVVIGDGAVVGADNELREGVRVWCDAVLPAAALRFSSDA; encoded by the coding sequence ATGTACGAAGTCGCGTACGCGGTGCCGGCCCCAGCAGGAAGCAGAGACGACACGGTGACAGAAGCGATCCTCCTGGTCGGGGGCAAGGGCACCCGGCTGCGGCCGCTCACGGTGCACACACCCAAGCCGATGGTGCCGGCGGCGGGCGTCCCGTTTCTCACGCATCAGCTGGCCCGCGCGCGGGCGGCGGGGGTCGAGCACATCGTCCTGGCGACCTCGTACCTCGCGGAGGTCTTCGAGCCGTACTTCGGTGACGGCTCGTCGCTCGGACTGCACCTGGAGTACGTGACGGAGCGCGAGCCGCTCGGCACGGGCGGAGCCATCCGCAACGTCGCCGGACGGCTCCGCTCGGGGCCGGACGAACCGGTCCTCATCTTCAACGGGGACATCCTGACGGGCCTCGACATCAAGGCGCTCGTCCGGACGCACGAGGTGTCGGGGGCGGACGTCTCGCTGCACCTGACGCGGGTGGAGGACCCGCGGGCGTTCGGCCTGGTGCCGACGGACGCGGGCGGGCGGGTGACGGCGTTCCTGGAGAAGCCGCAGACGCCGGAGGAGATCGTCACCGACCAGATCAACGCGGGGGCGTACGTCTTCCGCCGCTCGGTCATCGACTCCATCCCGGCGGGGCGGCCGGTCTCGGTCGAACGGGAGACCTTCCCGGACCTCCTGGCGTCCGGCGCGCACCTCCAGGGGATGGTCGACTCCACGTACTGGCTGGACCTGGGGACCCCGCAGGCGTTCGTACGGGGCTCCGCGGACCTGGTCCTGGGCCGCGCCCCGTCCCCGGCGGTCCCGGGCCGCCGCGGCGACCGCCTGATCCTGCCGACCGCCTCGGTCGCCCCCGACGCGAAGCTGACGGGCGGCACGGTGGTGGGCGAGGCCGCGGTGATCGGCGAGGGCGCCCGCGTCTCGGGCAGCGTGGTGCTGGCGGGAGCGGTGATCGAGGCGGGCGCGGTGATCACGGACTCGCTGGTCGGGGCGGGGGCGCGTGTGGGGGCCCGCACGATCCTGTCGGGGGTGGTGATCGGCGACGGCGCGGTGGTGGGCGCGGACAACGAACTGCGCGAGGGCGTACGAGTCTGGTGCGACGCGGTGTTGCCGGCGGCGGCACTGCGCTTCTCGTCGGACGCGTAG
- a CDS encoding DUF397 domain-containing protein, whose protein sequence is MTTETPRWFTSSYSSNGGNCVEVATNLAATHGIVPVRDSKDHRAGQLTLTPAAFAGLIDLARNGRAEA, encoded by the coding sequence GTGACGACCGAAACCCCCCGCTGGTTCACATCCTCCTACAGCTCCAACGGTGGCAACTGCGTGGAGGTCGCCACCAACCTCGCCGCCACGCACGGCATCGTCCCCGTCCGCGACTCCAAAGACCACCGCGCCGGGCAACTGACCCTGACTCCTGCCGCCTTCGCGGGGCTCATCGACCTCGCCCGCAACGGTCGCGCCGAGGCGTAA
- a CDS encoding helix-turn-helix domain-containing protein: MNIKELNPDSSPAAAFGARVRSYREARGWKQEELAEHTEYSSTHISAVETGRKMPTLRFSRSVDLAFGTTDTTDAFERQWREIRHGSLLEGFPEYVGYEGRAVELRLFEIGIIPGLLQTPEYARALAEGDVQRGSITREQASERVSFLAERQAALVRPRPPMVFLVMDESCLRRPIGGPQVMDAQLERLVDFAARPTTMLQVAPFDIGERRSFNLPVNLLTLSDRSVVAYAESQAQGHLDRETTSVLPMLTAYHQLQAEALSQAASVAMINQLRKGTP, encoded by the coding sequence TTGAATATCAAGGAGTTGAACCCGGACAGCAGCCCGGCAGCCGCCTTTGGAGCACGGGTTCGGAGCTATCGCGAAGCGCGCGGCTGGAAGCAGGAAGAGCTGGCGGAGCACACGGAATATTCCAGCACGCACATCTCTGCCGTGGAAACTGGTCGCAAGATGCCAACTCTTCGCTTTTCGAGGAGTGTTGACCTTGCCTTCGGAACCACCGATACGACCGACGCGTTCGAGCGCCAGTGGCGGGAGATCCGGCACGGCTCGTTGCTGGAGGGTTTCCCGGAGTACGTCGGATACGAGGGCCGGGCCGTGGAGCTGCGGCTGTTCGAGATCGGCATCATTCCCGGGTTGTTGCAAACCCCGGAGTACGCAAGGGCGTTGGCGGAGGGAGATGTACAGCGGGGATCCATCACACGCGAGCAGGCGTCGGAGCGGGTTTCGTTTCTGGCGGAGCGGCAGGCGGCGTTGGTCCGGCCCCGTCCCCCCATGGTGTTCTTGGTAATGGACGAGAGTTGCCTTCGACGGCCCATCGGCGGCCCCCAGGTCATGGACGCACAACTTGAACGGCTGGTCGACTTCGCGGCTCGCCCCACCACCATGCTCCAGGTGGCACCTTTCGACATAGGGGAACGGCGCTCGTTCAATCTTCCGGTCAACCTGCTGACACTGTCCGACCGGTCCGTCGTCGCCTACGCGGAGTCGCAAGCTCAAGGGCACCTGGACCGGGAAACGACTTCCGTCCTCCCCATGCTGACGGCCTACCATCAACTACAGGCCGAAGCACTGTCGCAGGCGGCATCCGTAGCCATGATCAACCAGTTACGAAAGGGCACCCCGTGA
- a CDS encoding DNA-3-methyladenine glycosylase family protein: MAGRFAPRPRTTPRGPSTLPTAPALPAAPATQLVPTTRTIPPRTTTPALSTVPGTETTAPTPTVPAPHTNPTPTPPPADGLRRRWTPPDGAPYDLGLALGPLRRGPGDPTFLAANDGAIWRASRTPAGPATLRAEHRGGAVEAQAWGPGAEWLLDRLPDLLGASDDPGTFTPRHRAVLTAHRNRPGLRLCRTGLVLESLIPSVLEQKVTTIEAYRAWRLLVRKYGEPAPGPAAETLHVMPDPHTWAMIPSWEWHKAGVDAKRSSTILRAARVARRLEEAAAMEPEQAAARLQLITGIGPWTAAEVIQRTNGAPDAVTVGDLHLPGIVGHALAGNRDADDEEMLELLAPYAGHRHRAVRLILLSGHLPARRAPRMPLRNFAGM; this comes from the coding sequence GTGGCAGGCCGCTTCGCCCCCCGCCCCCGCACCACCCCCCGAGGCCCATCAACGCTCCCGACCGCCCCGGCGCTCCCCGCCGCCCCGGCGACCCAGCTCGTGCCGACGACGCGGACCATCCCGCCGCGTACGACCACACCGGCGCTCTCGACGGTCCCGGGGACCGAGACAACCGCGCCCACCCCGACCGTCCCGGCGCCCCACACCAACCCCACTCCCACGCCCCCGCCGGCCGACGGACTCCGCCGACGCTGGACCCCGCCGGACGGCGCCCCGTACGACCTCGGTCTCGCCCTGGGCCCGCTCCGCAGGGGCCCCGGCGACCCCACGTTCCTCGCCGCCAATGACGGCGCGATCTGGCGGGCCAGCAGGACACCCGCCGGCCCCGCCACCCTCCGCGCCGAACACCGAGGCGGAGCCGTAGAGGCACAGGCCTGGGGCCCCGGCGCCGAGTGGCTGCTCGACCGCCTCCCCGACCTGCTCGGCGCGTCGGACGACCCCGGCACCTTCACCCCCCGCCACCGCGCGGTCCTCACGGCCCACCGCAACCGCCCGGGGCTGCGCCTGTGCCGTACCGGCCTGGTCCTGGAATCCCTGATCCCGTCCGTCCTGGAGCAGAAGGTCACCACCATCGAGGCGTACCGCGCCTGGCGCCTCCTGGTACGCAAGTACGGCGAGCCGGCCCCGGGCCCCGCAGCGGAGACGCTGCACGTCATGCCCGACCCCCACACCTGGGCGATGATCCCGTCGTGGGAGTGGCACAAGGCAGGCGTCGACGCCAAACGCTCCTCCACGATCCTGCGGGCGGCCCGCGTGGCCCGCCGCCTGGAGGAGGCCGCCGCGATGGAGCCCGAACAGGCCGCCGCCCGCCTCCAGTTGATCACCGGCATCGGCCCCTGGACGGCCGCCGAGGTGATCCAGCGCACCAACGGCGCCCCCGACGCCGTCACGGTCGGCGACCTCCACCTCCCCGGCATCGTCGGCCACGCCCTCGCGGGCAACCGCGACGCCGACGACGAGGAAATGCTGGAACTCCTGGCCCCCTACGCAGGCCACCGCCACCGAGCGGTCCGCCTGATCCTCCTCAGCGGCCACCTCCCCGCCCGCCGCGCCCCCCGCATGCCCCTGCGAAACTTCGCCGGCATGTAA
- a CDS encoding DUF6879 family protein has translation MFDSFPEGVSTRLDRPRYHEEYYRALESGIRHLNKLERGQNFKERGFASWEAFAAGQWDTSLSLIKERRDAYVQQVEEAERAGMLQRRLRVVEFPVTPYVQWELHVLRLRVEVGDRIRLLDARTIAGVEKHRPVPEVVILGDVVMFEVRYDDDGNAAGANRFTDRALIEETSAGFDTLYEQAEEYGDFFAREIAPLPEPAVTP, from the coding sequence ATGTTTGATTCGTTCCCGGAGGGAGTCTCGACGCGCCTCGACCGTCCGCGCTACCACGAGGAGTACTACCGCGCCCTCGAAAGCGGAATTCGGCATCTCAACAAGCTGGAGCGCGGGCAGAATTTCAAGGAACGCGGTTTCGCGAGCTGGGAGGCTTTCGCGGCCGGACAGTGGGACACGTCCCTCTCCCTGATCAAGGAGAGGCGTGACGCCTACGTCCAGCAGGTCGAGGAGGCGGAGCGCGCCGGGATGCTCCAGCGCCGCCTCAGGGTGGTGGAGTTCCCCGTGACGCCTTATGTGCAGTGGGAACTGCACGTCCTGCGCCTGCGGGTCGAGGTGGGGGACCGGATCCGGCTGCTCGACGCCCGTACGATCGCCGGCGTCGAGAAGCACCGACCTGTTCCCGAGGTGGTGATCCTCGGCGACGTGGTCATGTTCGAGGTGCGGTACGACGACGACGGGAACGCGGCGGGCGCGAACCGGTTCACCGACCGGGCTCTGATCGAGGAGACCTCGGCGGGCTTCGACACGCTCTACGAGCAGGCGGAGGAGTACGGCGACTTCTTCGCCCGCGAGATCGCTCCTCTCCCCGAGCCGGCCGTCACCCCGTGA
- a CDS encoding tetratricopeptide repeat protein: MSGPMDGRAEDDGRVYQTTGDQHITEHHHHYAGSSPAAGGGPDSVRRPAVGRTPLALRDRGEVLARLREGLAPGRGAGTYVLHGMGGCGKTAVAQAFFDIATTEYGRVGLWVNAADRAALRAGMLAAAADRGALDAELLAAHQGHRPAADLVWHYLDRSAVPWLLVLDNADDPAILRDGGWLRGSTRGTVLVTTRRAAARWWPGAELQHIGVLPREDAARVLCDLAPHSGTMAQAAEVADRLGRLPLALTLAGGFLAHQVIDPWTMDHYGGRLEGDEAVGLIDQGADVLSAEDPRHLVGRTWQLTLDSFEARGLPETVALLRLLARLAPEPLPLPVLNHQDISAVLPLTRADAALTVLLDHSLTQLVDLDGLRCAHSHGVLLDSVAVATPPADLAVLDTTAARLLDAAVPSVPDAGPYEPRLRLLAPHCLALLRRTTERSGTEDALRVATRLAVALHRTGDYLSAWETAGAAAGLAARTLGEEHRLVLAAYARTGRSLFRLGRYEEAERLLRRVRDTQLRLLGADDPDTLDTGQGLQLVLGNSGRREEAVALLRSVVAGRQAVLGARHPATLRSRASLLAMLSAAEIAAETDDEGDDVGDNALLAVPRLCTLHLGPDHAVTLSARHNHARAQFVLGRHRAADDEIRQVVEDYRRVLGPDYPAVLAARQLHAQTRAALGYVDAGIELMAEVVVGRERGLGPTHHFTVVSQSLLEELRSGRWRPPSPPG, from the coding sequence ATGAGCGGCCCCATGGACGGCCGCGCCGAGGACGACGGCCGCGTCTATCAGACGACAGGTGACCAGCACATCACGGAACACCACCACCACTACGCGGGAAGCAGCCCGGCCGCCGGGGGAGGACCGGACTCCGTCCGCCGTCCGGCAGTGGGTCGTACGCCTCTGGCGCTGCGTGACCGCGGCGAAGTGCTGGCACGGTTACGGGAAGGCCTGGCGCCGGGCCGTGGCGCCGGGACATACGTCCTGCACGGCATGGGAGGCTGCGGCAAGACCGCCGTCGCGCAGGCGTTCTTCGACATCGCGACCACTGAGTACGGCCGGGTGGGCCTGTGGGTCAACGCCGCCGACCGGGCCGCTCTCCGAGCCGGGATGCTCGCCGCCGCGGCCGATCGAGGCGCCCTTGACGCTGAATTGCTCGCCGCTCACCAGGGACACCGCCCCGCGGCGGATCTGGTCTGGCACTACCTGGACAGATCCGCGGTGCCCTGGCTCCTGGTGCTCGACAACGCCGACGACCCGGCGATCCTCCGCGACGGCGGCTGGCTGCGCGGAAGCACGCGTGGCACCGTTCTGGTCACCACCCGCCGTGCGGCCGCCCGCTGGTGGCCCGGCGCGGAGTTGCAGCACATCGGTGTGCTCCCGCGCGAGGACGCGGCCCGCGTGCTCTGCGACCTCGCCCCGCACAGCGGCACGATGGCACAGGCGGCCGAGGTCGCCGACCGGCTGGGACGGCTGCCACTGGCGCTCACTCTCGCGGGCGGTTTCCTGGCCCACCAGGTGATCGACCCCTGGACGATGGACCACTACGGAGGCCGGCTCGAAGGCGACGAAGCGGTCGGTCTCATCGACCAGGGGGCGGACGTCCTGAGTGCCGAGGACCCACGGCATCTGGTCGGCCGGACGTGGCAGTTGACGCTCGACTCGTTCGAGGCACGTGGACTGCCCGAAACGGTCGCGCTGTTGAGACTGCTCGCCCGGCTGGCTCCCGAGCCGTTGCCGCTGCCCGTGTTGAACCATCAGGACATCAGCGCGGTCCTTCCCCTGACCCGAGCCGACGCCGCGCTGACCGTGCTGCTCGACCACTCGCTGACCCAGCTGGTGGATCTCGACGGCCTGCGGTGCGCGCACAGTCATGGAGTACTCCTCGACAGTGTCGCCGTTGCCACGCCTCCGGCGGACCTCGCCGTGCTCGACACGACGGCGGCCCGGCTGCTGGACGCCGCGGTGCCGTCGGTCCCCGACGCCGGACCGTACGAACCACGGTTGCGGCTGCTCGCGCCACACTGCCTCGCCCTGCTGCGCAGGACCACCGAGCGGTCCGGCACCGAGGACGCGTTGCGCGTAGCCACCCGGCTGGCCGTGGCACTGCACCGTACCGGCGACTACCTGTCCGCCTGGGAAACGGCTGGCGCCGCAGCCGGCCTCGCGGCGAGGACGCTCGGCGAAGAGCACCGGCTCGTCCTCGCGGCATACGCGAGGACCGGCCGTTCGCTCTTCCGGCTGGGACGGTACGAGGAAGCGGAACGGTTGCTTCGCCGAGTCCGGGACACCCAACTCCGCCTGCTCGGCGCCGACGACCCGGACACCCTCGACACCGGTCAAGGGCTGCAACTCGTGCTCGGCAACAGCGGAAGACGGGAAGAGGCCGTTGCCCTCCTCCGGTCGGTCGTGGCAGGCCGACAGGCGGTGCTGGGAGCCCGGCACCCGGCGACCCTGCGCTCACGTGCGAGCCTGCTGGCCATGCTGTCGGCGGCCGAAATCGCGGCGGAGACCGATGACGAAGGCGATGACGTGGGCGACAACGCCCTGCTGGCGGTGCCCCGGCTGTGCACCCTGCACCTGGGCCCCGATCACGCCGTCACCTTGAGCGCCAGGCACAATCACGCCCGCGCCCAGTTCGTGCTCGGCCGGCACAGGGCCGCCGATGACGAGATCCGACAGGTCGTGGAGGACTACCGACGCGTCCTCGGGCCGGACTATCCCGCCGTCCTGGCCGCGAGACAGTTGCACGCCCAGACCCGGGCCGCACTGGGGTACGTGGACGCCGGGATCGAGCTCATGGCCGAGGTTGTCGTCGGACGCGAGCGCGGCCTGGGCCCGACTCACCACTTCACCGTGGTGAGCCAAAGCCTGCTGGAGGAGCTCAGGTCAGGGCGGTGGCGACCGCCTTCACCGCCGGGATGA